Proteins from a genomic interval of Zingiber officinale cultivar Zhangliang chromosome 1B, Zo_v1.1, whole genome shotgun sequence:
- the LOC121968798 gene encoding universal stress protein PHOS32-like isoform X2 produces MIPNKAPTESDLQAAPPPVRVRAVAAASHAAIQPSSPSFFFSAAAAANPSAGSHRRIAIAVDLSDESAYAVKWAVQNYLRPGDAVILLHVRPTSVLYGADWGAIDLSVSTAADAEDAGSEESQQKLESDFDAFATTKAEDLAQPLVDAHIPFKIHIVKDHDMKERLCLEVERLGLSAVIMGSRGFGASRRSSKGRLGSVSDYCVHHCVCPVVVVRYPDEGGATAGGVAEGGSPIKARRSADKDTELHPVPEDDEYHDASNEHKGN; encoded by the coding sequence ATGATCCCAAACAAGGCTCCGACGGAATCCGACTTGCAGGCTGCTCCACCTCCGGTGAGGGTGAGGGCTGTCGCGGCGGCCTCACACGCCGCTATCCAGCCTTCATCCCCAAGCTTTTTCTTCTCCGCCGCTGCTGCCGCCAACCCCTCCGCCGGATCTCACCGTAGGATTGCCATAGCTGTCGATCTCAGCGACGAGAGCGCCTACGCCGTTAAGTGGGCCGTGCAGAACTACCTCCGCCCGGGCGATGCAGTCATTCTCCTCCACGTCCGCCCCACTTCGGTCCTGTACGGCGCCGACTGGGGTGCTATCGACCTCTCCGTCTCCACTGCTGCGGACGCGGAGGATGCTGGCTCCGAGGAGTCACAGCAGAAGCTGGAGAGTGACTTCGATGCCTTCGCGACCACCAAGGCGGAAGATCTCGCCCAGCCTCTTGTTGATGCTCATATCCCCTTCAAGATTCACATCGTGAAGGACCACGACATGAAGGAGCGGCTTTGCCTCGAGGTGGAGAGGCTTGGACTCAGCGCGGTGATCATGGGCAGCAGGGGCTTCGGAGCTTCAAGGAGATCCAGCAAAGGAAGGCTTGGCAGCGTCAGCGACTACTGTGTTCACCATTGTGTGTGCCCTGTGGTGGTGGTTCGGTATCCCGATGAGGGGGGTGCGACTGCAGGTGGCGTTGCGGAGGGTGGCAGTCCTATAAAAGCTAGGAGATCTGCAGATAAAGACACCGAGTTGCATCCAGTTCCAGAAGACGACGAGTACCATGACGCCTCCAATGAGCATAAAG
- the LOC121968798 gene encoding universal stress protein PHOS32-like isoform X1 has protein sequence MIPNKAPTESDLQAAPPPVRVRAVAAASHAAIQPSSPSFFFSAAAAANPSAGSHRRIAIAVDLSDESAYAVKWAVQNYLRPGDAVILLHVRPTSVLYGADWGAIDLSVSTAADAEDAGSEESQQKLESDFDAFATTKAEDLAQPLVDAHIPFKIHIVKDHDMKERLCLEVERLGLSAVIMGSRGFGASRRSSKGRLGSVSDYCVHHCVCPVVVVRYPDEGGATAGGVAEGGSPIKARRSADKDTELHPVPEDDEYHDASNEHKDLEIQC, from the coding sequence ATGATCCCAAACAAGGCTCCGACGGAATCCGACTTGCAGGCTGCTCCACCTCCGGTGAGGGTGAGGGCTGTCGCGGCGGCCTCACACGCCGCTATCCAGCCTTCATCCCCAAGCTTTTTCTTCTCCGCCGCTGCTGCCGCCAACCCCTCCGCCGGATCTCACCGTAGGATTGCCATAGCTGTCGATCTCAGCGACGAGAGCGCCTACGCCGTTAAGTGGGCCGTGCAGAACTACCTCCGCCCGGGCGATGCAGTCATTCTCCTCCACGTCCGCCCCACTTCGGTCCTGTACGGCGCCGACTGGGGTGCTATCGACCTCTCCGTCTCCACTGCTGCGGACGCGGAGGATGCTGGCTCCGAGGAGTCACAGCAGAAGCTGGAGAGTGACTTCGATGCCTTCGCGACCACCAAGGCGGAAGATCTCGCCCAGCCTCTTGTTGATGCTCATATCCCCTTCAAGATTCACATCGTGAAGGACCACGACATGAAGGAGCGGCTTTGCCTCGAGGTGGAGAGGCTTGGACTCAGCGCGGTGATCATGGGCAGCAGGGGCTTCGGAGCTTCAAGGAGATCCAGCAAAGGAAGGCTTGGCAGCGTCAGCGACTACTGTGTTCACCATTGTGTGTGCCCTGTGGTGGTGGTTCGGTATCCCGATGAGGGGGGTGCGACTGCAGGTGGCGTTGCGGAGGGTGGCAGTCCTATAAAAGCTAGGAGATCTGCAGATAAAGACACCGAGTTGCATCCAGTTCCAGAAGACGACGAGTACCATGACGCCTCCAATGAGCATAAAG